The DNA region GCAATAAGTGGAGATCctaataaaactttatttgttttatacaTTTAATTCCTCTGAAAATGAGGTGACTGGTGTGTTTTAGATAAAACCCATAACAGCATGTGCCCTGaaactctctgtctctgtcctacAAGACTGTGAACCTTTGGCTGTCCAATCTGAACACATCATTCAGCACAGCCAAGGTCCAGCATCTAAGCaaggcagcagaaaacaagacctttttttaaaaagtgattTGTCAGCTCAGACTGAACCTGCAGATCAACAGAACCCTTGTTTTCGGGGTCAGGGTTCAAGGATCAGCTGCAGCCTTCTCAGGTGGTCAACAGCAGAGATGGTTTAACAACAATCAGGGTGACGCACATAAACATGTTATGTCAAAGACCTTCGCTCAAAACATCTCTTCAATGGTGTGAACTTACCTTTACCCCTGGCTCCGTCACGATGCAACCTTAAGCTTTTTCTCAGTGCTGTTCTTCAGATACCCCAGGTGTTTCATGACTTCACTACAGTAGGCTTCCACCTGATTGATCTGCCCCACGCTGAGCCGCTCTCTCCAGGCATAAATGGCTTCTTTCGCATCCCTGGAGGACACCAGAAACGGCTTGTCTGAGGAGTAGCCCCGGCCGTGCGTCATGTTCACGGCAAACCTCTCCAGGGCGTGGAAGCTGGACAGGTTGGAGTAGTGCAGGAGGCTCTGGAGCACATCCAGCGGCTGCAGAACCAGGTCCTCGTAGCGAAGGCGGAGGTAGTTCCTCCTCAGCCAGGGGGGAGAGTTCACCACCAGCATGATGTCACTGAGCCAGTTGTCACAGATGACCTCCATGGCGCTGGAGACGTAGGTCTCCGCGCGGTTCATCCGGTTGTTCGGAGCGAGCAGGCGCTTGTACTTGTCGCCCTCCTTCTTGCTCCTCAGGACCTGGATGCTCTCCCTCACCAGGGCCGCTCTGGACTTCAGGCGCGAGTTGTGCACGGCCCTCGGGTCCCTGAAGAGCTGAATGATCTTAAGGTTTATCGCCGGGTCTTTTATAAGGGGAACCATCGTGCTCAGGTCCAGAACGCGCACTCCTTTGATCACCATCACCGGGTACTTTTTACACTCTCGCTCCAGCTCCCTGATGTCCCTCCGTGGACACTTCGAGCACCGCTCCTCGTCCACCAGTCCAATTTCGACCCGCTTGCGCCCCTGGCACAGCGGCTCGGAGCAAATCACCGTGTTCATCTTCCAGCCAAAGATGAAGGACGTCGTGAGGTTCTGCGAGTCCGCGTAAAGTTTGAGGACGGAGAAGTCGCAGCGGTACAGGGCGTTCAGCATGTCCCGCACGGCGCCCTGCAGACTCTCCCCGTCCCCCGGGTACAGCGCCTGCCATATGTGCCACATCGGCTCGTACAAGTAGAAAACATCGGCGTGCTGGTTGAACAGCTCTCCCAGAA from Betta splendens chromosome 4, fBetSpl5.4, whole genome shotgun sequence includes:
- the chst7 gene encoding carbohydrate sulfotransferase 7, which produces MKRRLHKKYLFVILVYSGLLLLIPYMLDYGDKSFQQAKQGFTQQQPRCPKLEHTVALLWDNEGKINGSDTRGFAVNRSQPRVNIYLHATWRTGSSFLGELFNQHADVFYLYEPMWHIWQALYPGDGESLQGAVRDMLNALYRCDFSVLKLYADSQNLTTSFIFGWKMNTVICSEPLCQGRKRVEIGLVDEERCSKCPRRDIRELERECKKYPVMVIKGVRVLDLSTMVPLIKDPAINLKIIQLFRDPRAVHNSRLKSRAALVRESIQVLRSKKEGDKYKRLLAPNNRMNRAETYVSSAMEVICDNWLSDIMLVVNSPPWLRRNYLRLRYEDLVLQPLDVLQSLLHYSNLSSFHALERFAVNMTHGRGYSSDKPFLVSSRDAKEAIYAWRERLSVGQINQVEAYCSEVMKHLGYLKNSTEKKLKVAS